A region from the Aegilops tauschii subsp. strangulata cultivar AL8/78 chromosome 5, Aet v6.0, whole genome shotgun sequence genome encodes:
- the LOC109743228 gene encoding uncharacterized protein isoform X2, with translation MDSARSWLQKLQKDKARPGASPLGAGMAGDDEDEPVLSSATKQKVEAAKQCIENHYKAQMRSLQERKERRWMLEKKLADADVSEEEQNNILKDLEKKETEYMRLRRHKMGVDDFELLTIIGRGAFGEVRLCREKATSNVYAMKKLKKSEMLRRGQVEHVRAERNLLAEVDSAYIVKLYCSFQDDEFLYLVMEYLPGGDMMTLLMRKDTLTEDESSFYVAETILAIESIHKHNYIHRDIKPDNLLLDRTGHLKLSDFGLCKPLDSSSFPNLTELDNAAGNITNTSADGDKPLSSTAVPRRTQQEQLLHWQKNRRMLAYSTVGTPDYIAPEVLLKKGYGMECDWWSLGAIMYEMLVGYPPFYSEDPMSTCRKIVNWRSHLKFPEEARLSPEAKDLINKLLCNVDQRLGMKGAHEIKAHPWFRSVEWEKLYQMEAAFIPEVIDELDTQNFENFEEAAPTMQTSSKAGPWRKMLSSKDMNFVGYTYKNFEIVNDPELPGIAELKKKNNKPKRPTIKSLFGKIFRVLSLLSPHTESQAICCKFMDGSCAGDEVFLAQKSAFPHSRREICDNILHLPVCFGLVSARVRACMDRLRSVVLRRCKSLSRARSRRSSPSSYSNLRSMSARDDVAGEDSQAAAEGPSAVVFVGSSRRRYVISARHLRHPLIAALIDGDAGDGDVRNSKEPVAVRCEVVLFDHLLWMLDNAVDLRAGAGGEEDAVRELAQLYATC, from the exons ACGTTGGATGCTGGAGAAGAAGCTTGCTGATGCTGATGTATCTGAAGAGGAGCAAAACAATATCCTGAAGGATTTAGAAAAAAAGGAGACAGAATACATGCGCCTAAGGAGGCACAAAATGGGTGTTGATGATTTTGAATTGCTGACCATTATTGGGAGAGGTGCTTTTGGGGAG GTGAGACTTTGTAGAGAAAAAGCTACGTCCAATGTGTATGCAATGAAAAAGCTCAAGAAGTCTGAAATGTTACGAAGAGGCCAG GTTGAGCATGTGAGAGCTGAAAGGAACCTCCTTGCAGAAGTTGATAGTGCTTATATAGTTAAGCTCTACTGCTCATTCCAAGATGATGAGTTTCTGTACCTCGTTATGGAGTACCTTCCTGGTGGTGACATGATGACTCTGCTCATGCGCAAGGATACACTTACAGAGGACGAGTCTTCGTTTTATGTTGCAGAGACAATACTGGCAATTGAATCCATTCACAAGCATAACTATATTCATAG GGATATTAAGCCTGACAATTTATTGTTAGATCGAACTGGCCATCTGAAGCTTTCAGATTTCGGCCTATGCAAGCCTCTAGATAGTAGCAGCTTTCCAAATCTCACTGAACTTGACAACGCAGCGGGAAATATCACCAATACATCAGCAGATGGTGATAAGCCATTAAGTAGCACTGCTGTTCCCAGGCGAACACAGCAGGAACAACTATTGCATTGGCAGAAGAATCGCCGGATGTTG GCTTATTCAACTGTTGGTACACCTGATTACATTGCCCCGGAAGTCCTATTGAAGAAAGGATATGGAATGGAATGTGACTG GTGGTCACTTGGGGCCATTATGTATGAGATGCTTGTGGGTTACCCACCATTTTATTCTGAAGACCCAATGTCAACATGTAGGAAG ATAGTAAATTGGAGAAGCCATCTTAAATTTCCTGAAGAGGCCAGACTTTCGCCAGAAGCTAAAGATCTAATTAATAAGCTATTATGTAATGTGGATCAGAGACTTGGGATGAAAGGAGCACATGAGATAAAG GCTCATCCATGGTTTAGAAGCGTTGAATGGGAAAAGCTATATCAGATGGAAGCAGCTTTCATACCTGAAGTTATTGATGAGTTGGACACACAAAACTTCGAGAATTTTGAGGAG GCTGCGCCTACAATGCAAACTTCATCAAAGGCAGGTCCTTGGAGAAAG ATGCTTTCCTCCAAGGACATGAATTTTGTGGGTTATACTTACAAGAACTTCGAAATAGTTAACGATCCTGAACTTCCAGGAATAG CTGAATtaaagaagaagaacaacaaaccaAAACGACCAACCATCAAATCATTATTTGGTAAAATTTTCAGAGTCCTTTCTCTCTTAAG TCCTCATACAGAGAGCCAGGCTATCTGCTGTAAATTCATGGACGGATCCTGTGCAGGGGATGAG GTTTTTTTGGCGCAGAAATCTGCATTTCCGCATTCGCGTCGTGAGATTTGCGACAAC ATCCTCCACCTCCCAGTCTGCTTTGGTCTGGTTTCCGCgcgcgtgcgtgcgtgcatggACAGGCTGAGGAGCGTGGTGCTGCGCAGGTGCAAGAGCCTGTCGCGGGCGAGGAGCAGGCGGTCGTCGCCCAGCTCCTACAGCAACCTCCGCTCCATGTCGGCTAGGGACGACGTCGCCGGAGAAGATAGCCAGGCCGCGGCCGAGGGGCCGTCGGCGGTGGTGTTCGTGGGCAGCTCGCGGCGGCGGTACGTCATCAGCGCCAGGCACCTCCGCCACCCGCTGATCGCCGCGCTCATCGACGGCGACGCCGGCGATGGCGACGTGAGGAATAGCAAGGAGCCGGTGGCCGTGAGGTGCGAGGTCGTGCTGTTCGACCACCTGCTGTGGATGCTCGACAACGCCGTCGACCtgcgcgccggcgccggcggcgaggaagaCGCCGTCAGGGAGCTGGCCCAGCTCTACGCCACGTGCTAA